A single window of Helicobacter pylori DNA harbors:
- a CDS encoding ABC transporter permease/substrate-binding protein, translated as MALKISVVKYLIKEFHDRFIYFIDLIAQHFIIVALSSLLVLVFGVLIGVFVFYNSKARAFLLPVVNFLYTIPSLALFALFIPVIGVGLKNALLVLVLYGLLPIVHSTYNALKEVREEVIKAAIGLGCNPKELFFRVRFLLAIPQILVGLRIAVVMLVAMAGIGALIGAGGLGQAIFRGLNTQNTMLLVAGSLIIALFSVLADKFVSVFQHENALQRLFSQNATQKQKRRVYINLAVFLFLLLASALWLIPRNAIEEKPLVVATKPSSEQYILGETLSLLLEKHHIPIKRAFGIGGGTMNIHPALIRGDFDLYVEYTGTAWVNTLKNPLTQKVDFETIKKRYEKEFNLLWVGLLGFNNTYSLAISKEDAQKYAIETFSDLAFHSPNFDFGAEFDFFEREDAFKGLVKAYRFHFRSLHEMDINLRYKSFESHKINALDVFTTDAQIKELDLKVLKDDKGFFPNYQAGIVIRKEIVKKYPEALKILEKLDSKISDEMMQDLNYQVEVLKKSPQIVAKDFLERLGL; from the coding sequence ATGGCGTTAAAAATAAGCGTGGTAAAATATTTGATAAAAGAATTTCATGATCGCTTCATTTATTTTATAGATTTGATTGCGCAACATTTTATCATCGTTGCGCTTTCTAGTCTTCTCGTGTTGGTGTTTGGGGTTTTGATTGGGGTTTTTGTGTTTTATAACTCAAAGGCTAGGGCGTTTTTGCTCCCTGTGGTGAATTTTCTCTACACTATCCCATCGCTGGCGTTATTCGCGTTATTCATTCCTGTGATTGGAGTGGGGTTAAAAAACGCGCTTTTGGTGTTGGTCTTATACGGCTTATTGCCCATTGTCCATAGCACTTATAACGCTTTAAAAGAAGTGAGAGAAGAGGTGATTAAAGCCGCTATTGGGCTAGGGTGTAACCCCAAAGAGTTGTTTTTTAGGGTGCGATTCTTGCTCGCTATCCCCCAAATTTTAGTGGGCTTAAGGATTGCAGTGGTGATGTTAGTGGCGATGGCTGGGATTGGGGCGCTCATTGGGGCTGGAGGCTTAGGGCAGGCGATTTTTAGAGGGCTAAACACACAAAATACCATGCTTTTAGTGGCGGGTAGTTTGATTATTGCTCTTTTTAGCGTTTTAGCGGATAAATTCGTGAGCGTGTTTCAGCATGAAAACGCTTTGCAACGCTTATTTTCTCAAAACGCCACCCAAAAACAAAAAAGAAGAGTTTATATTAATTTAGCGGTGTTCCTTTTTTTATTGCTAGCGAGCGCTTTATGGCTCATTCCTAGAAACGCCATAGAAGAAAAACCCTTAGTCGTGGCGACAAAACCTAGCAGCGAGCAGTATATTTTGGGCGAGACTTTAAGCCTTTTGTTAGAAAAACACCACATTCCTATCAAGCGAGCGTTTGGCATTGGTGGGGGGACGATGAATATCCATCCGGCATTGATTAGGGGCGATTTTGATTTGTATGTGGAATATACCGGCACCGCATGGGTGAACACGCTCAAAAACCCTTTGACTCAAAAAGTGGATTTTGAAACGATTAAAAAGCGTTATGAGAAGGAATTTAATCTTTTGTGGGTGGGGCTTTTGGGCTTTAATAACACCTATTCCTTAGCGATTTCTAAAGAAGACGCTCAAAAATACGCGATTGAAACTTTCAGCGATTTAGCTTTTCATAGCCCAAATTTTGATTTTGGAGCGGAGTTTGACTTTTTTGAAAGAGAGGACGCTTTTAAGGGCTTAGTGAAAGCTTATCGCTTTCATTTTAGAAGTTTGCATGAAATGGATATTAATTTGCGTTATAAAAGTTTTGAATCCCATAAAATCAACGCTTTAGATGTCTTCACGACAGACGCTCAAATCAAAGAGCTGGATTTAAAGGTACTTAAGGACGATAAAGGGTTTTTCCCTAACTATCAGGCTGGTATTGTTATAAGAAAAGAAATAGTAAAAAAATATCCTGAAGCGTTAAAAATCTTAGAAAAATTGGATTCAAAAATTAGCGATGAAATGATGCAGGATTTAAACTATCAGGTGGAAGTGTTGAAAAAAAGCCCCCAAATAGTCGCTAAAGATTTTTTAGAAAGATTAGGGTTATAA
- a CDS encoding ATP-binding cassette domain-containing protein encodes MKEIVKIENVSFNYHNRAVFKDFNLSIEKGDFLCVLGESGSGKSTLLGLILGLLKPSLGSVKIFNETLSNNAFLRQKIGYIAQGNSLFSHLNALQNMTFCLNLQGINKQAAQKEAKALALKMGLDESLMDKFPNELSGGQAQRVGIIRGIIHKPELILLDEPFSALDSFNRKNLQDLIKEIHQNSCATFIMVTHDEEEAQKLATKTLEIKALK; translated from the coding sequence ATGAAAGAAATCGTCAAAATAGAGAATGTGTCTTTTAACTACCACAATCGCGCTGTTTTTAAGGATTTTAATTTAAGCATTGAAAAAGGGGATTTTTTATGCGTTTTAGGGGAGAGCGGGAGCGGAAAAAGCACGCTTTTAGGCTTGATTTTAGGGCTTTTAAAACCCAGTCTGGGGAGCGTTAAAATCTTTAATGAGACCCTTTCAAACAACGCTTTTTTACGCCAAAAAATAGGCTATATCGCTCAAGGCAATTCCTTATTTTCTCATTTAAACGCTCTGCAAAACATGACTTTTTGCCTTAATCTGCAAGGCATAAACAAACAAGCCGCTCAAAAAGAAGCCAAAGCCTTAGCGTTAAAAATGGGGTTAGATGAGAGTCTTATGGATAAATTCCCTAATGAATTGAGCGGAGGGCAAGCCCAAAGAGTGGGCATTATTAGGGGGATTATCCACAAGCCAGAACTCATTTTATTAGACGAGCCTTTTAGCGCTTTAGATAGTTTTAATCGTAAGAATTTACAGGATCTCATCAAAGAAATACACCAAAATTCTTGTGCTACTTTCATTATGGTAACGCATGATGAGGAAGAGGCGCAAAAGTTAGCCACAAAAACCCTAGAAATCAAAGCCCTTAAATAA
- the uvrC gene encoding excinuclease ABC subunit UvrC, with protein sequence MADLLSSLKNLPNSSGVYQYFDKNRQLLYIGKAKNLKKRIKSYFSIHNNEITPNPRVSLRIQMMVKQIAFLETILVENEQDALILENSLIKQLKPKYNILLRDDKTYPYIYMDFSTDFPIPLITRKILKQPGVKYFGPFTSGAKDILDSLYELLPLVQKKNCIKDKKACMFYQIERCKAPCEGKITKEEYLKIAKKCLEMIENKDRLIKELELKMERLSSNLRFEEALIYRDRIAKIQKIAPFTCMDLAKLYDLDIFAFYGGNNKAVLVKMFMRGGKIISSAFEKIHSLNGFDTDEAMKQAIINHYQSHLPLIPEQILLNACSNEALKELQEFISHQYSKKIALSIPKKGDKLALIEIAMKNAQEIFSQEKTSSEDRILEEARSLFNLECVPYRVEIFDTSHHANSQCVGGMVVYENNAFQKNSYRRYHLKGSNEYAQMSELLTRRALDFAKEPPPNLWVIDGGRAQLNIALEILKSSGSFVEVIAISKEKRDSKAYRSKGGAKDIIHTPSDTFKLLPSDKRLQWVQKLRDESHRYAINFHRSTKLKNMKQIALLKEKGIGEASVKKLLDYFGSFEAIEKASEQEKNAVLKKRI encoded by the coding sequence ATGGCTGATTTATTGTCCAGTTTGAAAAACCTTCCTAATAGTAGTGGCGTGTATCAATATTTTGATAAAAACCGCCAATTACTCTATATCGGTAAGGCGAAAAACTTAAAAAAGCGCATCAAAAGCTATTTTTCCATCCATAATAATGAAATCACTCCTAATCCTCGCGTAAGCTTACGCATCCAAATGATGGTCAAACAAATCGCTTTTTTAGAAACCATTTTAGTGGAAAACGAGCAAGACGCTTTGATTTTGGAAAATTCTTTGATCAAGCAGCTCAAGCCCAAATACAACATTCTTTTAAGAGACGATAAAACTTACCCTTATATTTACATGGATTTTTCCACTGATTTCCCTATCCCTTTAATCACACGAAAAATTTTAAAACAGCCTGGCGTTAAATATTTTGGCCCTTTTACGAGTGGGGCTAAGGATATTTTGGATAGCTTGTATGAATTGCTCCCTTTGGTTCAAAAGAAAAATTGCATCAAGGATAAAAAGGCATGCATGTTTTATCAAATAGAGCGTTGTAAAGCCCCATGCGAGGGTAAAATCACCAAAGAAGAGTATTTAAAAATCGCTAAAAAATGTTTAGAAATGATTGAAAATAAAGACAGGCTCATCAAAGAGCTTGAATTGAAAATGGAGCGCCTTTCTAGTAACTTGCGTTTTGAAGAAGCCCTAATTTACAGGGATAGGATTGCAAAAATCCAAAAAATCGCCCCTTTCACTTGCATGGATTTAGCCAAACTCTACGATTTGGATATTTTTGCTTTTTATGGCGGGAACAATAAGGCGGTGTTAGTGAAAATGTTCATGCGCGGGGGTAAAATCATTTCTTCAGCGTTTGAAAAAATCCACTCCCTTAATGGGTTTGACACCGATGAAGCGATGAAACAAGCCATTATCAATCATTACCAATCGCATTTGCCTTTGATACCAGAACAGATTTTATTGAACGCTTGCTCTAACGAAGCGCTTAAAGAATTGCAAGAATTTATCTCTCATCAATATTCTAAAAAAATCGCTCTTAGTATTCCTAAAAAAGGCGACAAGCTCGCTTTAATAGAAATCGCTATGAAAAACGCTCAAGAGATTTTTAGCCAAGAAAAAACCTCTAGTGAAGATCGGATTTTAGAAGAAGCGCGATCGCTTTTCAATTTAGAGTGCGTGCCTTATAGGGTGGAAATCTTTGACACAAGCCACCATGCCAACAGCCAATGCGTGGGAGGAATGGTCGTGTATGAAAATAACGCCTTCCAAAAAAACTCTTATCGGCGCTACCATTTAAAAGGCTCTAACGAATACGCTCAAATGAGCGAGTTGCTCACCAGAAGAGCCTTAGACTTTGCCAAAGAGCCACCGCCTAATTTGTGGGTGATCGATGGAGGGAGAGCGCAATTAAACATCGCTTTAGAAATTTTAAAAAGCAGCGGGAGTTTTGTAGAAGTGATCGCTATTTCTAAAGAAAAAAGGGATTCTAAAGCTTATCGCTCTAAAGGGGGCGCTAAAGACATCATCCATACGCCTAGCGATACTTTTAAATTGCTCCCTAGCGACAAACGCTTGCAGTGGGTGCAAAAATTGCGCGATGAAAGCCACCGGTATGCGATAAACTTCCATAGATCCACTAAACTTAAAAACATGAAACAAATCGCTCTTTTAAAAGAAAAGGGTATAGGAGAAGCCAGCGTGAAAAAATTATTGGATTATTTTGGGAGTTTTGAAGCGATAGAAAAAGCGAGCGAGCAGGAAAAAAACGCCGTGTTAAAAAAACGAATCTAA
- a CDS encoding homoserine dehydrogenase has translation MKKRLNIGLVGLGCVGSAVAKILQENQEIIKDRAGVEIKIKKAVVRDMKKHKGYAFEISNDLESLIEDEEIDIVVELMGGVEAPYLLAKKTLAKQKAFVTANKAMLAYHRYELEQTAKNTPIGFEASVCGGIPIIKALKDGLSANHILSFKGILNGTSNYILSQMFKNQASFKDALKDAQHLGYAELNPEFDIKGIDAAHKLLILASLAYGIDAKLEEILIEGIEKIEPDDMEFAKEFGYSIKLLGIAKKHQDCIELRVHPSMIKNECMLSKVDGVMNAISVIGDKVGETLYYGAGAGGEPTASAVISDIIEIARKKSSLMLGFETPQKLPLKPKEEIQCAYYARLLVSDEKGVFSQISAILAQNDISLNNVLQKEIPHSNKAKILFSTHTTNEKSMLNALKELENLQSVLDTPKMIRLEN, from the coding sequence ATGAAAAAAAGATTGAATATAGGGCTTGTGGGTTTAGGGTGTGTGGGGAGTGCGGTCGCTAAAATCTTACAAGAAAATCAAGAAATCATCAAAGACAGAGCCGGCGTGGAAATTAAAATTAAAAAAGCGGTGGTGCGAGACATGAAAAAGCACAAAGGTTATGCTTTTGAAATCAGTAATGATTTAGAGAGCTTGATAGAAGATGAAGAAATTGATATTGTCGTGGAGCTTATGGGTGGGGTGGAAGCGCCTTATCTTTTAGCTAAAAAAACTTTAGCCAAACAAAAAGCCTTCGTTACGGCCAATAAAGCCATGTTAGCGTACCACCGCTATGAATTAGAACAAACCGCTAAAAACACCCCCATAGGCTTTGAAGCGAGCGTGTGTGGGGGTATCCCTATTATCAAGGCTTTAAAAGACGGCTTGAGCGCTAATCACATCCTTTCTTTTAAAGGGATTTTAAACGGCACGAGCAATTACATTTTAAGCCAGATGTTTAAAAATCAAGCGAGCTTTAAGGACGCTTTGAAAGACGCGCAACATTTAGGTTATGCGGAATTAAACCCTGAATTTGACATTAAAGGCATTGATGCGGCGCACAAATTATTGATTTTAGCGTCTTTAGCGTATGGCATTGACGCGAAATTAGAAGAAATTTTAATTGAAGGCATTGAAAAGATAGAGCCAGACGACATGGAATTTGCAAAAGAGTTTGGTTATAGCATCAAACTTTTAGGCATCGCTAAAAAACACCAAGATTGCATTGAATTAAGGGTGCATCCAAGCATGATTAAAAACGAATGCATGCTCTCTAAAGTGGATGGGGTGATGAACGCTATCAGCGTTATAGGGGATAAAGTGGGCGAAACTTTGTATTATGGGGCTGGGGCTGGAGGAGAGCCTACCGCAAGCGCGGTCATTAGCGATATTATAGAAATCGCAAGGAAAAAAAGCTCTTTAATGCTAGGCTTTGAAACCCCTCAAAAACTCCCCCTAAAACCCAAAGAAGAAATCCAATGCGCTTATTATGCGCGTTTGTTGGTGAGCGATGAAAAAGGGGTTTTTTCTCAAATCAGCGCGATTTTAGCACAAAATGATATTTCACTCAACAATGTTTTGCAAAAAGAAATCCCGCATTCCAACAAGGCTAAAATCTTATTTTCCACGCACACCACCAACGAAAAGTCTATGCTGAACGCCCTTAAAGAGCTTGAAAATCTACAAAGCGTGTTGGATACCCCTAAAATGATCCGTTTGGAAAATTGA
- a CDS encoding YraN family protein, with the protein MRFLNNKHREKGLKAEEEACGFLKSLGFEMVERNFFSQFGEIDIIAFKEGVLHFIEVKSGENFDPIYAITPSKLKKMIKTIRCYLSQKDPNSDFCIDALIVKNGKFELLENITF; encoded by the coding sequence ATGCGTTTTTTGAACAACAAACATAGAGAAAAGGGCTTGAAGGCTGAAGAAGAGGCTTGCGGGTTTTTAAAATCGTTGGGCTTTGAAATGGTGGAGAGGAACTTCTTTTCACAATTTGGCGAAATTGATATTATCGCTTTTAAAGAAGGGGTTTTGCATTTCATTGAAGTCAAAAGTGGGGAAAATTTTGATCCCATTTATGCGATCACGCCGAGTAAATTAAAAAAGATGATTAAAACGATCCGCTGTTATTTGTCTCAAAAAGATCCCAATAGCGATTTTTGCATTGACGCTCTTATTGTGAAAAATGGTAAATTTGAGCTTTTAGAAAATATCACTTTTTAG
- the trxA gene encoding thioredoxin, translating to MSHYIELTEENFESTIKKGVALVDFWAPWCGPCKMLSPVIDELASEYEGKAKICKVNTDEQEELSAKFGIRSIPTLLFTKDGEVVHQLVGVQTKVALKEQLNKLLG from the coding sequence ATGAGTCACTATATTGAATTAACTGAAGAAAATTTTGAAAGCACCATTAAAAAAGGGGTTGCGTTAGTGGATTTTTGGGCGCCATGGTGTGGTCCTTGTAAGATGCTATCCCCTGTGATTGATGAATTAGCTAGCGAATATGAAGGTAAGGCTAAGATTTGTAAAGTCAATACCGATGAGCAAGAAGAATTGAGCGCGAAATTTGGGATTAGAAGCATTCCTACGCTTTTATTCACAAAAGATGGCGAAGTCGTCCATCAGTTGGTGGGTGTGCAAACTAAAGTTGCTTTAAAAGAGCAATTGAACAAACTTCTAGGCTAG
- the trxB gene encoding thioredoxin-disulfide reductase gives MIDCAIIGGGPAGLSAGLYATRGGVKNAVLFEKGMPGGQITGSSEIENYPGVKEVVSGLDFMQPWQEQCFRFGLKHEMTAIQRVSKKGSHFVILAEDGKTFEAKSVIIATGGSPKRTGIKGESEYWGKGVSTCATCDGFFYKNKEVAVLGGGDTAVEEAIYLANICKKVYLIHRRDGFRCAPITLEHAKNNDKIEFLTPYVVEEIKGDASGVSSLSIKNTATNEKRELVVPGFFIFVGYDVNNAVLKQEDGFMLCKCDEYGSIVVDFSMKTDVQGLFAAGDIRIFAPKQVVCAASDGATAALSVISYLEHH, from the coding sequence ATGATAGATTGCGCGATTATTGGAGGTGGTCCTGCGGGTTTGAGTGCGGGGCTTTATGCCACTAGAGGCGGTGTTAAAAACGCCGTTTTGTTTGAAAAAGGAATGCCTGGGGGGCAAATAACCGGCAGTAGTGAGATTGAAAACTATCCGGGCGTTAAGGAAGTGGTGAGTGGGTTGGATTTCATGCAACCATGGCAAGAGCAATGCTTTCGCTTTGGCTTAAAGCATGAAATGACCGCTATTCAAAGGGTTTCTAAAAAAGGCTCTCATTTTGTTATTTTGGCAGAAGATGGCAAGACCTTTGAAGCTAAGAGCGTGATTATCGCTACCGGTGGTAGCCCTAAACGCACAGGCATCAAGGGCGAGTCAGAATATTGGGGTAAAGGTGTTAGCACTTGTGCGACATGCGATGGCTTCTTTTACAAAAATAAGGAAGTAGCGGTGCTTGGTGGGGGCGATACCGCCGTAGAAGAGGCGATTTATCTAGCCAATATCTGCAAAAAAGTCTATCTCATCCACAGAAGAGATGGTTTTAGGTGTGCACCTATCACTTTAGAGCATGCTAAAAACAATGATAAGATTGAGTTTTTAACCCCTTATGTAGTAGAAGAAATCAAGGGCGATGCTTCTGGCGTGTCTTCTTTAAGCATTAAAAACACAGCCACTAACGAAAAAAGAGAATTAGTTGTGCCGGGGTTTTTTATTTTTGTGGGTTATGATGTGAATAACGCCGTGTTGAAACAAGAAGACGGCTTCATGCTATGCAAATGCGATGAATACGGCTCTATTGTCGTGGATTTTTCCATGAAGACGGATGTTCAAGGCTTGTTTGCGGCAGGAGATATTCGCATTTTTGCCCCTAAGCAAGTGGTTTGTGCTGCAAGCGATGGCGCTACGGCGGCTTTAAGCGTGATTTCTTATTTAGAACACCATTAA
- a CDS encoding glycosyltransferase family 25 protein: MRVFIISLNQKVCDTFGLVFRDTTTLLNNINATHHQAQIFDAIYSKTFEGELHPLVKKHLHPYFITQNIKDMGITTNLIGRVSKFYYALKYYAKFMSLGELGCYASHYSLWEKCIELNEAICILEDDITLKEDFKEGLDFLEKHIQELGYIRLMHLLYDASVKSEPLSHKNHEIQERVGIIKAYSHGVGTQGYVITPKIAKVFLKHSRKWVVPVDTIMDATFIHGVKNLVLQPFVIADDEQISTIARKEEPYSPKIALMRELHFKYLKYWQFV; the protein is encoded by the coding sequence TTGCGTGTTTTTATCATTTCTTTAAATCAAAAAGTGTGCGATACATTTGGTTTGGTTTTTAGAGACACCACGACTTTACTCAATAATATTAATGCCACCCACCACCAAGCGCAAATTTTTGATGCGATTTATTCTAAAACTTTTGAAGGCGAGTTGCACCCCTTAGTTAAAAAGCATTTACACCCTTATTTCATCACGCAAAACATCAAAGACATGGGGATTACAACCAACCTAATCGGTAGGGTTTCTAAGTTTTATTACGCTTTAAAATACTATGCGAAGTTTATGAGCTTGGGGGAGCTTGGGTGCTATGCGAGCCATTATTCCTTGTGGGAAAAATGCATAGAGCTCAATGAAGCGATCTGTATTTTAGAAGACGATATAACCTTGAAAGAGGATTTTAAAGAGGGCTTGGATTTTTTAGAAAAACACATCCAAGAGTTAGGCTATATCCGCTTGATGCATTTATTGTATGATGCCAGTGTGAAAAGTGAGCCATTGAGCCATAAAAACCACGAGATACAAGAGCGTGTGGGGATTATTAAAGCTTATAGTCATGGGGTGGGGACGCAAGGCTATGTGATCACGCCCAAGATTGCCAAAGTTTTTTTAAAACACAGCCGAAAATGGGTTGTTCCTGTGGATACGATAATGGACGCTACTTTTATCCATGGCGTGAAAAATCTGGTGTTACAACCTTTTGTGATCGCTGATGATGAGCAAATCTCTACAATAGCGCGAAAAGAAGAACCCTACAGCCCTAAAATCGCTTTAATGAGAGAACTCCATTTCAAATATTTGAAATATTGGCAGTTTGTATAA
- a CDS encoding RNA-binding protein: protein MKNIYVGNLVYSATSEQVKELFSQFGKVFNVKLIYDRETKKPKGFGFVEMQEEGVSEAIAKLDNTDFMGRTIRVTEANPKKS, encoded by the coding sequence TTGAAAAACATTTATGTAGGGAATTTGGTTTATAGCGCTACCAGTGAGCAAGTCAAGGAGCTTTTCAGTCAATTTGGTAAAGTTTTTAATGTCAAACTGATTTATGACAGAGAAACGAAGAAACCTAAAGGTTTTGGCTTTGTAGAAATGCAAGAAGAGGGCGTTAGTGAAGCGATCGCTAAATTAGACAATACGGATTTTATGGGCAGAACGATTAGGGTAACCGAAGCCAATCCTAAAAAGTCTTAA
- a CDS encoding F0F1 ATP synthase subunit A, with product MEHRVFTIANFFSSNHDFITGFFVVLTAVLMFFISLGASRKMQMVPMGLQNVYESIISAILSVAKDIIGEELARKYFPLAGTIALYVFFSNMIGIIPGFESPTASWSFTLVLALIVFFYYHFEGIRVQGFFKYFAHFAGPVKWLAPFMFPIEIISHFSRIVSLSFRLFGNIKGDDMFLLIMLLLVPWAVPVAPFMVLFFMGILQAFVFMILTYVYLAGAVLTDEGH from the coding sequence ATGGAACACAGAGTATTTACTATTGCTAATTTTTTTAGCTCCAATCATGATTTTATCACCGGGTTTTTTGTCGTTTTGACAGCGGTTTTGATGTTTTTCATTTCGCTTGGCGCGTCGCGCAAAATGCAGATGGTGCCTATGGGTTTGCAGAATGTGTATGAGAGCATCATTAGCGCGATTTTGAGCGTGGCTAAGGATATTATAGGCGAAGAATTAGCCCGCAAATACTTCCCCCTAGCAGGCACGATCGCTTTGTATGTCTTTTTTTCTAACATGATAGGCATCATTCCTGGTTTTGAATCCCCTACAGCTAGCTGGAGTTTTACGCTGGTTTTAGCGCTGATTGTGTTTTTTTATTACCATTTTGAAGGCATTAGAGTGCAGGGCTTTTTTAAGTATTTCGCTCATTTTGCAGGCCCTGTGAAATGGCTCGCCCCTTTCATGTTCCCCATTGAGATCATCTCGCATTTTTCTAGGATCGTGTCTTTATCGTTTCGTTTGTTTGGGAATATCAAGGGCGATGACATGTTCTTGCTCATCATGCTTTTATTAGTGCCTTGGGCGGTTCCTGTAGCGCCTTTTATGGTGTTGTTTTTTATGGGGATTTTACAAGCTTTTGTTTTTATGATTCTCACTTATGTGTATTTGGCAGGGGCTGTTTTAACCGATGAAGGGCATTAA
- the guaB gene encoding IMP dehydrogenase translates to MRILQRALTFEDVLMVPRKSSVLPKDVSLKSRLTKNIGLNIPFISAAMDTVTEHKTAIAMARLGGIGIVHKNMDIQTQVKEITKVKKSESGVINDPIFIQAHRTLADAKVITDNYKISGVPVVDDRGLLIGILTNRDVRFETDLSKKVGDVMTKMPLVTAHVGISLDEASDLMHKHKIEKLPIVDKDNVLKGLITIKDIQKRIEYPEANKDDFGRLRVGAAIGVGQLDRAEMLVKAGVDALVLDSAHGHSANILHTLEEIKKSLVVDVIVGNVVTKEATSDLISAGADAVKVGIGPGSICTTRIVAGVGMPQVSAIDNCVEVASKFDIPVIADGGIRYSGDVAKALALGASSVMIGSLLAGTEESPGDFMIYQGRQYKSYRGMGSIGAMTKGSSDRYFQEGVASEKLVPEGIEGRVPYRGRVSDMIFQLVGGVRSSMGYQGAKNILELYQNAEFVEITSAGLKESHVHGVDITKEAPNYYG, encoded by the coding sequence ATGAGAATTTTACAAAGGGCTTTGACTTTTGAAGATGTGTTGATGGTGCCTAGAAAATCCAGCGTTTTACCTAAAGATGTGAGCTTAAAGTCTCGCCTAACCAAAAATATTGGTTTGAATATCCCTTTTATTAGCGCGGCTATGGATACGGTTACAGAGCATAAAACCGCTATTGCTATGGCGCGCCTTGGGGGTATTGGCATCGTGCATAAAAACATGGATATTCAAACGCAAGTTAAAGAAATCACTAAGGTTAAAAAAAGCGAGAGTGGGGTGATTAATGATCCTATTTTTATCCAAGCGCACAGGACGCTAGCGGACGCTAAAGTCATAACGGATAATTACAAGATTTCAGGCGTGCCTGTGGTAGATGATAGGGGGTTGTTGATTGGGATTTTAACCAACAGAGACGTGCGCTTTGAAACCGATTTGAGTAAAAAAGTGGGCGATGTGATGACTAAAATGCCTTTAGTTACCGCTCATGTGGGTATTAGCTTGGATGAAGCGAGCGATTTGATGCACAAGCATAAGATTGAAAAATTGCCCATTGTGGATAAAGATAATGTCTTAAAAGGCTTGATCACGATCAAAGACATTCAAAAACGCATTGAATACCCTGAAGCCAATAAAGATGATTTTGGGAGGTTGAGAGTGGGGGCGGCTATTGGAGTGGGGCAGTTGGATAGGGCTGAAATGTTAGTTAAAGCTGGGGTGGATGCGTTGGTGCTAGACAGCGCGCATGGGCATTCAGCCAATATCTTACACACTTTAGAAGAGATTAAAAAAAGCTTGGTAGTGGATGTGATTGTGGGGAATGTGGTTACTAAAGAAGCCACAAGCGATTTGATTAGCGCGGGAGCGGACGCTGTTAAAGTGGGGATTGGGCCAGGAAGCATTTGCACCACTAGGATTGTGGCTGGAGTGGGAATGCCCCAAGTGAGCGCGATTGATAATTGCGTAGAAGTGGCGTCTAAATTTGATATTCCTGTGATTGCAGATGGAGGGATCCGCTATTCAGGCGATGTGGCTAAAGCTTTGGCTTTAGGGGCATCAAGCGTGATGATAGGCTCTTTACTCGCTGGCACAGAAGAATCTCCAGGGGATTTTATGATTTACCAAGGGAGGCAATATAAAAGCTATAGGGGCATGGGCAGTATAGGAGCTATGACAAAAGGGAGCTCTGATAGGTATTTTCAAGAGGGTGTGGCGAGTGAAAAGTTAGTCCCAGAAGGCATTGAAGGGCGTGTGCCTTATCGTGGTAGGGTTTCGGATATGATTTTCCAATTAGTAGGGGGCGTGCGCTCTTCTATGGGGTATCAGGGGGCGAAGAATATTTTGGAATTGTATCAAAACGCTGAATTTGTAGAAATCACTAGCGCGGGGTTAAAAGAAAGCCATGTGCATGGCGTGGATATTACCAAAGAAGCCCCTAACTATTATGGGTGA